One Gloeothece verrucosa PCC 7822 DNA window includes the following coding sequences:
- a CDS encoding ABC transporter permease, which translates to MANSNWTQVKTDSVLNRLSLYGWTTAVGVIALLICTPIIIVASSLFTDTRQLWQDLAATVLKDYILNSLALMIGVGFGVLLIGVGTAWLVTGCQFPGSSLFEWSLLLPLSAPAYLLAYTYTNMLDFFGPVQTLLRQIFGWSSVEDYWFPNIRSLWGAIIMLILVLYPYVYLLARVAFLEQSVCTLEASRSLGCGPWRSFFTVALPLARPAIMAGLALALMETLNDFGTVQYFGVNAFTTGIYNTWFGMGARVAAAQLAAFLMLFIFALIILERWSRRQAKYYQVSSRQHLFKKYQLKGFRGISAAVACFIPLALGFLAPAAYLLDMTLRNAETTLDENFVILAKNSLILAAISAALGLLLSLVMAYGQRLNANLLMVSAVRVTALGYAIPGIVIAVGVLIPIGQFDNTIDAWMKSTLGVSTQLLLSGTIFGLIFAYLVRFLAVALGAVESSLSKIKPSLDDASRSLGYGATSTLINIHLPLMSGGMLTAVMLVFVDVMKELPATLVLRPFNFDTLAVRVYQYASDERLTEAAAPALAIVLVGMIPVIFLSLRIARSRAYSEHEGSP; encoded by the coding sequence ATGGCAAACTCTAACTGGACTCAAGTCAAAACCGACAGCGTTTTGAACCGACTATCCTTATATGGTTGGACAACGGCCGTCGGGGTGATCGCCCTCCTCATCTGTACTCCGATTATTATTGTTGCTAGTAGTCTATTTACTGACACTCGCCAACTTTGGCAAGATTTAGCCGCGACGGTTCTTAAAGATTATATTCTTAATTCTTTAGCGTTAATGATTGGGGTTGGGTTTGGGGTGCTTCTCATTGGCGTGGGAACAGCTTGGTTAGTCACCGGCTGTCAGTTTCCCGGTTCGAGTCTGTTTGAATGGTCTTTGTTATTGCCTTTATCTGCCCCTGCTTATCTTTTGGCCTACACTTATACGAATATGCTGGACTTTTTTGGGCCAGTACAAACGTTGCTCAGACAGATTTTTGGCTGGAGTAGTGTAGAGGATTATTGGTTTCCCAATATTCGCTCACTCTGGGGGGCGATTATCATGTTAATTCTGGTTCTCTATCCCTACGTTTATTTACTGGCCCGAGTTGCCTTTCTCGAACAGTCTGTCTGTACCCTAGAAGCTAGTCGTTCTCTCGGTTGTGGGCCTTGGCGGAGTTTTTTTACGGTGGCTTTACCTTTGGCCCGTCCGGCCATTATGGCAGGGTTGGCCCTGGCCTTAATGGAAACGCTCAATGATTTTGGGACCGTTCAGTATTTTGGCGTAAATGCTTTTACCACAGGTATTTATAATACTTGGTTTGGAATGGGTGCAAGAGTAGCAGCCGCACAGTTAGCCGCTTTTTTGATGTTATTTATTTTTGCCCTGATTATATTAGAACGCTGGTCCCGCCGCCAAGCCAAATATTATCAAGTCAGCAGTCGTCAGCATCTATTTAAGAAATATCAGTTAAAAGGGTTTCGGGGAATAAGTGCGGCTGTGGCCTGTTTTATTCCTTTGGCTTTGGGGTTTCTCGCTCCTGCCGCTTATTTGCTAGATATGACGCTTCGCAATGCGGAAACGACCCTTGATGAAAATTTTGTTATTTTGGCGAAGAATAGTTTGATCTTGGCGGCTATCAGTGCGGCATTAGGGTTGCTCTTGTCGTTGGTGATGGCTTATGGGCAACGTCTTAATGCCAATTTGCTGATGGTTTCGGCGGTTCGCGTCACGGCCTTGGGTTATGCGATTCCGGGCATTGTTATTGCTGTAGGGGTGTTAATTCCCATTGGACAGTTTGATAATACTATTGATGCTTGGATGAAGTCCACCTTGGGTGTGTCTACTCAATTGCTTTTGAGTGGGACGATTTTCGGTTTGATTTTTGCCTATCTGGTGCGTTTTTTAGCGGTGGCTTTGGGGGCGGTAGAATCGAGTTTAAGTAAGATTAAGCCGAGTCTAGATGATGCTTCCCGTAGTTTGGGTTATGGGGCCACCAGCACATTAATTAATATTCATCTTCCCTTGATGTCTGGGGGGATGTTAACTGCCGTGATGTTGGTGTTTGTCGATGTGATGAAGGAGTTACCGGCAACGCTGGTTTTACGTCCGTTTAATTTTGATACGCTGGCAGTACGAGTGTATCAATACGCCTCTGATGAGCGGCTCACTGAAGCGGCGGCTCCGGCTTTGGCGATTGTTTTGGTGGGGATGATTCCTGTCATATTTTTAAGCTTGAGAATTGCTCGTTCTCGTGCTTATTCGGAGCATGAAGGGAGTCCCTAA
- a CDS encoding helix-turn-helix domain-containing protein, whose translation MMSTHTLINLEQPKVGQLIRALRQEMQLTQEQFAGMVGVVFTTVNRWEKGHANPSPMALKIIAMKLDELGEKGRDLREKYDS comes from the coding sequence ATGATGAGCACCCATACTTTAATCAACTTAGAACAACCTAAAGTCGGACAACTGATCCGTGCTTTGCGTCAAGAAATGCAATTGACTCAAGAACAATTTGCTGGGATGGTGGGCGTAGTCTTTACAACGGTTAACCGTTGGGAAAAAGGTCATGCGAATCCCTCTCCGATGGCCCTCAAAATAATAGCCATGAAATTAGACGAATTAGGCGAGAAAGGTCGAGATTTGAGGGAAAAATACGACTCTTAA